TCGAGGGCGCCACGCTGGCCCGCGTGCCCGACCCGGTGCCGCCGGTCTACTTCGGCGGGTCGTCCGCGGCTGCCGGGCCGGTCGCCGCGCGCCACGCCGACGTGTACCTCACCTGGGGCGAGCCGCCCGCGCAGGTCGCGGGCAAGCTCGACTGGATCCGCAAGCTCGCCGCCGACGCGGGCCGCGAGCTGCGCTTCGGCATTCGGCTGCACGTCATCTCCCGCGACACCACCGCGGAGGCCTGGGCGCAGGCCCGCAATCTGCTGGAAGGCATCAGCGACGCCGACATCGCCGCGGTGCAGGCCGGGCTGGCCCGCAGCGAGTCCGAGGGACAGCAGCGCATGCTCGCCCTGCACGGCGGCCGGCGGGACAGCCTGGAGATCGCGCCGAACCTGTGGGCCGGGGTGGGCCTGGTCCGCGGTGGCGCGGGCACCGCGCTGGTCGGCAGCCACACCGAGGTCGCCGACCGCATCGCCGAGTACGCCGACCTCGGCATCAGCGAGTTCATCCTGTCCGGGCACCCGCACGTGGAGGAGGCGTACTGGTTCGGCGAGGGCGTGCTGCCGATCCTGCGCGCCCGTGGCCTGTGGACCCACCCCGCGGGTGATCCGGCGCACGAGAAGCCGGAGATCCCGTTCGCCGCCGCCGGCTCGCGCTAGGCGTCGGCCCGTGAACGGATCGGCGAACCTATCGGGCACGGCCACCCACACCTGCCCACCGGTGCCGTCGACGGGCCTGTCCGGCGGGCTGATCCCCCACGCCGTACGGCCCGACCGCTGGTGCTGGGCGCCTGACCTCGGGTTCCACCACAGGTCGGCCCCGCACCGGCGGGTCCGGCTCAGACCCGCCGCGGGTCTGCTCACGCGCGGGCACACCATCGGCGTCCGGCGTGCGGTGGCGCTGGGTGCCGGTGGCGCGCCCGCCGATGTGGCCCACGCCTTCAGCGAGCTGGAGGCGTGGGCCGCCTTCACCGACGCCGACGTCTTCGCCGAACTCGGCCACGCCCTGTCCGGCCTGCCCGGACCGGACGCCGGAGACCACGCCGCACGCGCGGTGGTGCTGCGCGCCCTGGACCGTATCGACGTGACGCTGCTGCCGACGTCCTGGCAGGGGCCGCTTGCCCTGGCCGCGTCCGGGCAGGGCGCGTCGCCCCAGGAGGCGGCCCGGCTGCGCGCGGTCTGCGACGCGGCGTACGGGCGGCTCACGCGGTTCGAGACCGGCTGGCCACCGGCCCGCACCGACCGGCAGGCCTGGTGGGACTACGCCGCCGCGCGGGCCTGCACCGCACTGCGTGACGAGGACTGGGTCGCCGCGGCCCGCGCCGTCACCGACCTGTACGGGCTGACCGGACCGGCCGAGAAGCAGGCCACCGGCTGGCTGCGGCAGATCGCCGGCACCCACGCGCCCGCGCTGCCCCGATCGCCGGGCTGAATTCGACGTTCTCGTCCGACGACCAGGGGCGGACACAGTCCCGTGTCCGCCCCTGGCTCTTCGGCGATCTGTGCCCTACGGAACCTGCCGGTCGACTCGGATCTCCAGCACCCGGCAGATTACGAATCCCTGATGAACGTCGTCCCCGACATCGAGGGCGGCATAGGTCCCGACGAGGCGCTGAGGAATTCCGACGAACGAGTTGAGGGATTCGAAATCTACAGACTCGGAGATCGAAAGCCTGTCATAGGAATGCCTCAACTTCATTCCCGCCACATCCATGAATGCGACGTCGAGCGTGTCGTCGTGGTCAGAGTTACGGTCGCTGCGCAGCACGAGATGACGCTGCGAAACGGTGTACGACCACACGCGGAACCGGCGTTCGAACCGCAGCGGCAGGCGGCCGCGTAACTCTTGCACGTTCATATCGACCCTTGTGGCTCGCGAACGGGTTCTCTACGATGACACCCTCTCGATACCACGTGACGCGGGCCTGAACCTCCGGTGGCGCCTGCCGTATGACACGACGGCGTGTGGCCGGATCAAAGAACGCTGCGTGACACATCCACTCCCAAGACGATGTTCGGAGCGGAACGATAAGCCCAAAAATTGATCCCCGCTGTCCCCCG
The Catellatospora sp. IY07-71 DNA segment above includes these coding regions:
- a CDS encoding LLM class flavin-dependent oxidoreductase gives rise to the protein MSLTFHWFLPTYGDSRFIVGGGHGVPTGTAGGARPATLAYLGQIARTAEQLGFVGALTPTGAWCEDAWLSTAMLTEVTERLKFLVAFRPGLLSPTLAAQMAATFQRHSDGRLLLNVVTGGEAHEQRAFGDHLDKDARYARADEFLHITRSLWRGETVDHFGEHLRVEGATLARVPDPVPPVYFGGSSAAAGPVAARHADVYLTWGEPPAQVAGKLDWIRKLAADAGRELRFGIRLHVISRDTTAEAWAQARNLLEGISDADIAAVQAGLARSESEGQQRMLALHGGRRDSLEIAPNLWAGVGLVRGGAGTALVGSHTEVADRIAEYADLGISEFILSGHPHVEEAYWFGEGVLPILRARGLWTHPAGDPAHEKPEIPFAAAGSR